The Phoenix dactylifera cultivar Barhee BC4 chromosome 15, palm_55x_up_171113_PBpolish2nd_filt_p, whole genome shotgun sequence genome contains a region encoding:
- the LOC103711564 gene encoding uncharacterized protein LOC103711564 isoform X3, which yields MKSVLFKEEAYHMLLVLFVGSLLPYLEGLDSWLYDGTLDDPYEEMFFYANSAVTIDQPAFWEMSYLLRSCRWKKSRSNGLLIPFEVESTVHVKRETGAQEHITISSSTPRGRNLDDMDDVACPVFLKDIAKAIVSAGKSLQLVRHVQDENVLLFGRDYDRKPNDCKIPNGFNSGGQFTNHQHQVGVESDVFSIPESNNGIACCDYSDKEFIVHLPQRNHAHVMGDLTLSEVFLVSLAGLVGHGDHIYEYLRMSSPDIARMCKACKEKQVGEGTAENVQTLVNHETIWLKFLADAIFEKRHEDNRKEIFSEWTIKDLESSLDMEEMKNAAKFHCTKRHNHETVNILGASLGSFYPRNPVITVCREVLKKNMALWNELNISRSFHLPRLNDEGLREAIFGEKNSDAEAGEDFSSKGALPRINGTDYTFGFQFDELEHLRLLDETKILETLYPFPTLIPCFQENTSVSEFLPYQKNSTLASRVLKWIQSTKLKDTPQPAVIIQECLALYIKKQVDHVGRHILVKLMSDWKLMDELGVLRAIYLLGSGDLLQQFMIVIFNKLDKGDSWDDDFELNTILQESIRNSADSALLSTPDSLIVSITKQTASDDEENASVNVSTPRKIRNQYLGIDALDMLKFSYKVSWPLDLIANMEALRKYNQVMGFLLKVKRAKFVLDKARKWMWKGRGSRTHNYKHHLLLEQKLLHFVDAFHQYVMDRVFHSAWTELCTGMASAGSLDEVIEVHEAYLLSIQRQCFVAPDKLWALIASRIKTILGLALDFYTIQLTLSSGGAAPAIKARCEMEVDRIEKQFDDCIAFLLRILSFKLNVGHFPHLADLVTRINYNYFYMSDSGNLLTVPNFESSAKPGKTGFQK from the exons ATGTTCTTTTATGCCAATAGCGCAGTCACCATTGATCAGCCAGCATTTTGGGAGATGAGTTACCTTTTGAGGTCATGCAGATGGAAAAAATCGAGATCTAATGGCCTTTTGATTCCCTTCGAGGTGGAATCAACTGTGCACGTCAAAAGAGAAACAGGTGCTCAGGAACACATTACCATATCCAGCAGCACTCCGAGAGGGAGAAATCTAGATGATATGGATGATGTAGCATGTCCTGTTTTCCTGAAGGATATAGCCAAGGCCATTGTATCTGCTGGGAAATCCCTGCAGTTGGTTCGACATGTTCAAGATGAGAATGTTTTATTGTTTGGTAGGGATTATGATCGCAAGCCTAATGATTGCAAAATACCAAATGGATTTAACTCCGGCGGTCAATTTACGAACCATCAACATCAAGTAGGAGTCGAATCTGATGTTTTTAGCATACCAGAATCCAACAATGGAATTGCCTGCTGTGACTATTCTGATAAAGAGTTTATTGTTCATCTTCCTCAGAGAAATCATGCCCATGTAATGGGAGATTTAACCTTGTCTGAGGTTTTCTTGGTATCCTTGGCAGGTTTAGTAGGGCATGGTGATCATATTTATGAATACTTGAGGATGTCCTCCCCTGATATTGCTAGGATGTGCAAAGCTTGCAAGGAAAAACAGGTTGGAGAGGGAACTGCGGAAAATGTACAGACTTTGGTGAATCATGAGACAATTTGGTTGAAGTTCTTGGCTGATGCAATCTTTGAGAAGAGACATGAGGACAACAGAAAAGAAATCTTTTCTGAGTGGACAATTAAAGATTTAGAATCTTCTCTTGACATGGAAGAAATGAAAAACGCTGCAAAATTTCACTGCACGAAGAGGCACAATCATGAGACTGTTAATATCCTTGGTGCTTCGCTAGGTTCTTTCTATCCTAGAAATCCCGTCATTACTGTATGCAGAGAGGTTCTGAAAAAGAATATGGCCTTGTGGAATGAACTTAACATATCTAGAAGTTTCCACCTTCCTCGGTTGAATGATGAAGGCTTGCGAGAGGCCATTTTTGGTGAAAAGAATTCTGATGCAGAGGCGGGTGAGGATTTCTCAAGCAAAGGAGCACTTCCTAGGATCAATGGGACTGACTATACTTTTGGTTTTCAATTTGATGAACTTGAACACCTCCGTTTACTGGATGAAACAAAAATTTTGGAAACCTTGTACCCCTTTCCAACTCTTATCCCTTGTTTCCAG GAGAATACTTCTGTGTCAGAGTTTCTTCCTTACCAAAAGAACAGCACTCTTGCATCAAGAGTTCTTAAATGGATTCAAAGTACCAAACTGAAGGATACACCACAACCTGCAGTTATCATTCAGGAATGCCTTGCTTTATACATAAAAAAACAG GTGGATCATGTTGGTAGGCATATTTTGGTGAAGCTGATGAGTGATTGGAAATTGATGGATGAACTTGGTGTATTACGTGCTATTTATTTGCTAGGTTCAG GTGACCTGCTGCAGCAGTTCATGATAGTAATTTTTAATAAGCTAGATAAGGGAGACTCCTGGGATGAtgattttgaattgaataccaTATTACAG GAGTCCATTAGAAATTCTGCTGATAGTGCACTTCTAAGTACCCCGGATTCTTTGATTGTATCAATAACAAAACAAACTGCTTCCGACGATGAGGAAAATGCAAGTGTTAATGTCTCGACTCCCCGCAAAATCCGGAATCAGTATTTAGGCATTGATGCCCTTGatatgctgaaattttcttaCAAG GTTTCGTGGCCACTCGACCTTATTGCTAATATGGAGGCACTTAGGAAGTACAATCAG GTCATGGGCTTCCTGTTAAAGGTTAAGCGTGCAAAATTTGTTCTTGACAAAGCTCGGAAGTGGATGTGGAAG GGTAGAGGCAGCAGAACACACAATTACAAGCATCACTTGTTATTGGAGCAGAAACTCCTCCATTTTGTTGATGCATTTCATCAGTATGTCATGGATCGG GTATTCCATAGTGCATGGACTGAACTCTGCACTGGCATGGCATCTGCGGGTTCCCTTGATGAAGTCATAGAAGTTCATGAGGCCTACCTTTTGTCTATTCAGCGCCAGTGCTTTGTGGCCCCAGACAAGCTG TGGGCACTTATTGCAAGTCGGATCAAGACTATTCTTGGCTTGGCACTTGATTTTTACACTATACAGCTAACCCTGAGCAGCGGTGGAGCAGCTCCTGCAATCAAGGCCAGATGTGAGATGGAAGTAGATCGGATCGAGAAACAGTTTGATGATTGCATTGCTTTTCTTTTGAGG ATTCTGTCTTTCAAGCTCAACGTGGGCCACTTTCCTCATCTGGCAGATTTGGTGACTAGAATCAATTACAATTACTTCTACATGTCGGATAGTGGAAACTTGCTAACAGTACCCAACTTTGAGAGTAGTGCTAAACCGGGAAAGACTGGCTTTCAGAAATGA